The following proteins come from a genomic window of Pirellula staleyi DSM 6068:
- a CDS encoding rhodanese-like domain-containing protein — translation MTPLEVDVETVAAMQKDGQPLLLIDCREENEFAHCRIAGSTLIPMQQIPARLAEIAPHQGGRIVVHCHHGGRSMRVTQWLRQQGYETVQNMAGGIDAWSQVVDPTVPRY, via the coding sequence ATGACGCCGCTGGAAGTTGATGTCGAAACGGTGGCCGCGATGCAAAAAGATGGTCAGCCGCTACTGCTGATTGATTGCCGCGAGGAAAATGAGTTCGCGCACTGCCGCATTGCTGGTTCGACGCTGATTCCGATGCAGCAGATCCCGGCCCGTTTGGCCGAGATTGCGCCGCATCAAGGGGGCCGCATTGTGGTCCATTGCCATCACGGCGGCCGGAGCATGCGGGTCACGCAGTGGCTCCGTCAGCAGGGATACGAGACCGTGCAAAACATGGCGGGTGGCATCGATGCCTGGTCGCAGGTGGTTGATCCGACCGTTCCCCGCTACTAA
- a CDS encoding CCA tRNA nucleotidyltransferase: MANIDPTPMREFAISVVRQLRAAGYQALWAGGCVRDQLLGQRPKDYDVATSALPDEVRKLFGHKRTLAIGAAFGVITVLGPREAGQLDVATFRTDATYSDGRHPDAITFSTPEHDAQRRDFTINGLFFDPIEERVIDYVGGEADLAARVVRAIRDPAERIEEDKLRMLRAVRFAARLGFSIEAQTLAAIEQRADQLQVVSAERIAAEMEKILVHNSRAQGLALLRQARLLPEVLPELAEVTDFTLLARELSLLEQPSFAMAIAALLRHTAAARSPLTAAALADQIAARWRLSNHVAEGISLALRQLPQLQIATELPWPQLQRMLVQPRIGELLGLLAAVERGAGERSPQTDYCRAKLALPAEQLNPPPLLTGSDLKRAGLSPGPMFREILEQVRDQQLLGQLHTLGDAIEYAEKLAAPG; the protein is encoded by the coding sequence ATGGCCAATATCGACCCCACTCCGATGCGCGAGTTCGCGATCAGCGTTGTGCGTCAGCTGCGCGCGGCGGGCTATCAGGCGCTCTGGGCCGGTGGCTGTGTCCGCGATCAGCTGCTGGGTCAGCGACCGAAAGACTATGACGTCGCCACCAGCGCCTTGCCCGACGAAGTCCGCAAGCTCTTTGGCCACAAGCGGACCCTGGCAATTGGAGCCGCGTTTGGAGTGATCACGGTGCTCGGGCCGCGCGAGGCTGGTCAGCTCGATGTCGCCACGTTTCGGACCGACGCCACCTATAGCGACGGTCGCCATCCCGACGCCATCACGTTCAGCACTCCCGAGCACGATGCCCAGCGGCGCGATTTTACGATCAACGGGCTGTTCTTCGACCCGATTGAAGAGCGCGTGATCGACTACGTCGGTGGCGAGGCCGACCTCGCCGCGCGCGTGGTCCGTGCGATTCGTGATCCGGCCGAGCGAATCGAGGAAGATAAGCTCCGTATGCTCCGGGCGGTTCGATTTGCGGCCCGGTTGGGTTTCAGCATCGAAGCCCAAACGCTTGCAGCGATCGAGCAGCGCGCCGATCAGCTGCAGGTGGTCTCGGCCGAGCGGATTGCTGCCGAGATGGAGAAGATTTTGGTCCACAACAGCCGCGCGCAAGGGCTCGCACTGCTGCGGCAAGCGAGGCTGCTCCCCGAAGTCCTCCCCGAACTCGCGGAAGTGACCGATTTTACGCTACTAGCGCGCGAGCTATCGCTCCTCGAGCAGCCCAGTTTTGCGATGGCGATTGCTGCGCTGCTGCGGCACACTGCGGCGGCTCGCAGCCCGCTCACAGCCGCTGCTCTGGCCGATCAAATTGCCGCACGCTGGCGACTTTCCAATCACGTGGCCGAGGGCATTTCCCTTGCGCTCCGGCAGTTGCCGCAGCTGCAAATCGCAACGGAGCTCCCTTGGCCGCAGCTGCAGCGGATGCTCGTTCAGCCACGGATCGGCGAGCTGCTGGGCCTGCTTGCAGCGGTCGAGCGCGGGGCAGGGGAGCGTTCGCCGCAAACCGACTACTGCCGCGCTAAACTGGCACTCCCCGCCGAGCAGCTGAATCCCCCGCCTCTGCTGACAGGGAGCGATTTGAAGCGTGCCGGACTTTCCCCGGGCCCGATGTTTCGCGAGATTTTAGAGCAAGTCCGCGATCAGCAACTTCTCGGACAGCTCCACACGCTGGGCGACGCGATAGAGTATGCTGAGAAGCTCGCAGCACCGGGCTGA
- a CDS encoding SdrD B-like domain-containing protein, producing MGLWSLLNFFRKSPVTTSAPAPIKRKRAKKSRQSRFEQVESRRLMDADPLKVGMVYIEEDSGSDLHGDTFEIKFEGGAPGTQLTQLIIDTDHGPTGWSVGDLFFDTIKGGWGADEAFPMQIVSSSGIQEVTWSVADGGTKLILNFKGFDVGEKLVFSIDVDEVQDYDPSITNQDLINEGVDPITSGVEFQGSMLTATFVAPHYYEVTGTSEFRNNYDPLFAGTTLLRTDSNPSGLPFDNFDGKRDRSTGTMLPLQQQPLPISIGGRVYLDNDLDLTQDAGEQGLSGVTLGLWKKQGNSYVFTGFTTTTNSLGDYEFGTNLGLTPGTYQVRETQPTGYFSVGSIVGKVGGNTVGSTVAGDKDILTEITIPLGDMHGVRYDFAEALAAAVSGYVYVDADNDGVFDPGETPLAGVQIQVIPVNTISPQSVITLVTDANGFYEATGLAPGTYRIIQPTQPTGYFDGLDTPGTVNGVQVGTVNNPGDSLEMIVLGGGATGIRYNFGELEPASISGNVHLTNKDGDCYYEGWENNPVVGAVILLKDASGTVIAQTVTDANGNYKFDKLPPGTYTIVEQTPVGLIDGGDHIGKVGGVLNGTKSANDTISNIVLGPGANGVSYDFCEKLPASVSGKVWVDTTPNCTYDAGEALLAGVTIRLYDSAGNLVATTQTNALGEYIFAGLNPGTYTIRETQPLAYFDGCEQAGSEGGDDSQDDVISQINLGSGVVAVNYDFSEIPPAAISGYVFQDGAPIVTPNGQVPDNVEDYRDGLLTPDDIRIGGVLLELRHTLTGELVTAEDALPGMYPPGAIRVWTDANGFYQFRGLKAGNYSVFQAQPEGYIDSKDTAGTTSGLAVNRNTLVSPLLVQRFATQGVSFRFDAILQIPLAAGQESQLNNFSEVKITTYVIPPDPPKELDPPPEDPEFIPPVQLEIPPPLAPILIKPQDVITGGGGIFTWHLSIIDAGLPRTNGRATRMADVVYRSVLFVDKTDWQSERLRDGIWTIHTGDDSAQSPHFAFGIPGALPVAGDWNGDGRSELGVFYKGEWFLDLNGNGKWDEGDLWAKLGDANDQPVTGDWDGDGKDDIGIFGPEWPGDERHIENEPGLPDPDNAPKAMPRAKNLPPDYDEATDGERLLRLTARGKERADLIDHVFQFGNSVDVAITGDWNGDGIASIGVFRDGKWHLDMDGDGRWSEGDKVAHFGQKGDRPVVGDFNGDGIDDLGVFRGGKFYLDTNSNRQIDDGDDVIELGEMGDKPVAGDFNGDGIDEVAVYRDQPGTTPVGDSQ from the coding sequence GTGGGATTGTGGAGCCTGCTGAACTTTTTTCGTAAGTCCCCCGTTACCACGAGCGCGCCTGCACCGATCAAACGCAAGCGTGCGAAAAAGAGTCGCCAAAGCCGCTTCGAACAGGTCGAGTCGCGCCGCCTGATGGACGCCGATCCGCTGAAGGTCGGTATGGTCTACATCGAGGAAGATAGCGGTAGCGATCTTCACGGCGACACCTTCGAAATCAAATTCGAAGGGGGTGCACCTGGCACGCAGCTCACGCAGCTGATCATCGACACCGACCACGGCCCCACCGGCTGGAGCGTCGGCGATCTCTTCTTCGACACCATCAAAGGGGGCTGGGGAGCCGACGAAGCCTTCCCCATGCAGATCGTTTCGTCCAGTGGCATCCAGGAAGTGACCTGGAGCGTCGCCGATGGTGGCACCAAGCTCATCCTGAACTTCAAAGGCTTCGACGTTGGCGAGAAACTCGTCTTCTCGATCGATGTCGACGAAGTGCAAGACTACGACCCCTCGATCACCAACCAGGATCTCATCAACGAAGGTGTCGACCCGATCACTTCGGGTGTCGAATTCCAAGGCTCGATGCTCACCGCCACGTTCGTAGCGCCGCACTACTACGAAGTGACCGGCACGAGCGAGTTCCGCAACAACTACGATCCGCTGTTCGCCGGCACGACCCTGCTCCGCACCGACAGCAACCCGAGTGGCCTGCCGTTTGACAACTTCGACGGCAAACGCGACCGCTCGACCGGCACCATGCTGCCGCTGCAGCAACAGCCGCTGCCGATCTCGATTGGTGGCCGCGTTTATCTCGATAACGATCTCGACCTGACGCAAGACGCCGGTGAACAAGGGCTTTCGGGGGTGACCCTCGGACTCTGGAAAAAGCAGGGGAATTCCTACGTTTTCACCGGGTTTACGACCACCACCAACAGCCTCGGCGACTACGAGTTTGGCACCAACCTGGGGCTCACACCCGGCACCTACCAGGTGCGTGAAACGCAGCCCACGGGCTATTTCAGCGTCGGCTCGATCGTCGGTAAAGTCGGCGGCAATACGGTCGGTAGCACCGTCGCTGGCGACAAAGATATCCTCACCGAGATCACCATTCCGCTCGGCGACATGCATGGCGTGCGGTACGACTTTGCCGAAGCGCTCGCCGCTGCGGTGAGTGGTTATGTCTACGTCGATGCCGACAACGATGGGGTGTTCGATCCGGGCGAAACACCGCTCGCAGGGGTGCAGATCCAAGTCATTCCGGTGAACACCATTTCGCCGCAAAGCGTGATTACGCTCGTCACCGACGCTAATGGTTTCTACGAAGCGACCGGACTTGCCCCGGGCACCTATCGCATCATTCAGCCGACACAGCCGACCGGCTATTTCGATGGTCTCGACACCCCTGGTACGGTCAACGGCGTGCAGGTCGGCACGGTCAACAATCCGGGCGACAGCCTCGAGATGATCGTCCTCGGTGGTGGTGCCACCGGTATTCGGTACAACTTCGGCGAACTCGAGCCAGCCAGCATCAGCGGCAACGTCCACCTGACCAATAAAGATGGGGACTGCTACTACGAAGGTTGGGAAAACAATCCAGTCGTCGGCGCGGTGATCCTTCTGAAAGATGCCAGCGGCACTGTGATCGCGCAGACTGTCACCGATGCCAACGGCAATTACAAGTTCGACAAACTCCCGCCCGGCACCTACACCATCGTCGAGCAAACCCCGGTGGGCTTGATCGACGGCGGCGACCACATCGGGAAAGTGGGGGGCGTGCTCAACGGCACTAAGAGCGCCAACGACACGATCAGCAACATTGTGCTTGGCCCAGGCGCAAATGGTGTGAGCTACGACTTCTGCGAAAAATTGCCCGCCAGTGTCAGCGGTAAAGTCTGGGTCGATACCACCCCGAACTGCACCTACGATGCTGGGGAAGCGTTGCTCGCCGGTGTGACGATTCGGCTGTACGACAGTGCTGGCAATCTGGTAGCAACCACGCAAACCAACGCGCTTGGCGAATACATCTTTGCCGGACTCAACCCAGGCACCTACACGATTCGTGAAACGCAGCCTCTCGCGTATTTCGACGGCTGTGAACAGGCCGGATCGGAAGGGGGCGACGATTCGCAGGATGACGTGATTTCGCAAATCAACCTCGGCAGCGGAGTGGTCGCAGTCAACTACGACTTCAGCGAAATTCCTCCGGCAGCGATCTCGGGCTATGTGTTCCAAGATGGCGCGCCGATCGTGACCCCCAACGGACAAGTTCCCGACAACGTCGAGGACTATCGCGACGGTCTGCTGACCCCCGACGACATCCGCATTGGTGGCGTGCTGCTGGAACTTCGGCACACCCTGACCGGCGAGCTAGTGACAGCTGAAGATGCTCTGCCAGGAATGTATCCACCGGGGGCGATTCGTGTCTGGACCGATGCCAACGGCTTTTATCAGTTCCGTGGGCTGAAGGCGGGCAACTACAGCGTGTTCCAGGCCCAGCCAGAAGGGTATATCGACAGCAAAGATACGGCCGGAACCACAAGCGGCTTGGCTGTGAACCGCAACACGCTGGTGAGCCCGCTGCTGGTGCAGCGGTTTGCCACGCAAGGTGTCAGCTTCCGCTTCGACGCGATTCTGCAAATTCCGCTGGCTGCTGGACAAGAGTCGCAGCTGAACAACTTCAGCGAAGTGAAAATAACGACCTACGTCATTCCGCCTGATCCACCGAAGGAGCTCGATCCTCCACCGGAAGATCCCGAGTTCATTCCACCGGTTCAGCTCGAGATTCCGCCGCCGCTGGCTCCGATTCTGATCAAGCCGCAAGATGTCATCACCGGTGGTGGCGGCATCTTCACGTGGCACTTGAGCATCATCGACGCTGGTTTGCCACGCACCAACGGCCGCGCGACACGCATGGCCGACGTGGTCTACCGCTCGGTGCTGTTTGTCGACAAAACCGACTGGCAGAGCGAACGTCTGCGCGACGGCATTTGGACGATTCACACCGGAGACGACTCTGCCCAGTCCCCTCACTTTGCGTTTGGCATTCCTGGCGCACTGCCGGTCGCCGGAGACTGGAACGGCGATGGCCGCTCTGAGCTCGGCGTGTTCTACAAGGGAGAATGGTTCCTCGATCTCAACGGCAACGGCAAGTGGGACGAAGGGGACTTGTGGGCCAAACTGGGAGACGCCAACGATCAGCCGGTCACCGGGGACTGGGATGGCGACGGCAAAGACGACATCGGCATCTTTGGTCCTGAGTGGCCGGGTGACGAACGTCATATCGAAAACGAGCCTGGTTTGCCCGATCCCGACAACGCTCCGAAGGCGATGCCTCGCGCCAAGAACTTGCCACCCGATTACGACGAAGCGACCGACGGCGAACGTCTGCTCCGCTTGACCGCTCGCGGCAAGGAGCGCGCCGATCTCATCGATCACGTGTTCCAGTTTGGTAACAGTGTCGATGTGGCGATCACCGGCGACTGGAACGGCGACGGCATTGCGTCGATCGGTGTGTTCCGCGACGGCAAATGGCACCTCGATATGGATGGCGATGGCCGCTGGTCGGAAGGGGACAAAGTAGCCCACTTCGGCCAGAAGGGTGATCGTCCTGTCGTCGGCGACTTCAACGGCGACGGCATCGACGACCTGGGTGTCTTCCGCGGGGGCAAGTTCTATCTCGACACCAACAGCAACCGTCAGATCGACGACGGCGACGACGTGATTGAACTAGGAGAGATGGGAGATAAGCCGGTCGCTGGAGACTTTAATGGCGACGGCATCGACGAGGTGGCTGTCTATCGCGATCAGCCCGGCACCACCCCCGTCGGCGATAGCCAGTAG
- a CDS encoding WD40 repeat domain-containing protein translates to MNNPNRREFLVGAGTLAAAFVAGRPLLSANEVAAVNWPSRTIQLPPEIDERNNKKAPVVTAVRLHRQTQMLATAGDDHIVRVWGLADGKMIQRLDKHIDWVRTIDYSPDGTLLASAGNDRQILLWNAETGEFKSEFAKLPQAVTSIRFSHDGKLLAAAGFEQTIRLFDVATGKLVKEIAGPCDDHRSVAFSPDDQNLAIAGRSGVVRVSSVSSDAPPSDMPAHRQRVRAMVFSPDGAYLASAGEDRLVHISPLGGAAPFLLPRRPAKVLAITFYSPTHLATAGSDNLIRLWDVETQVETGILTGHTGSVAALDCIGNTLVSAGYDTTIRIWTITDNVARGDGNGGQLGRRPDVIEPLRK, encoded by the coding sequence ATGAACAATCCAAACCGTCGCGAGTTTTTGGTTGGCGCGGGAACCTTGGCGGCAGCCTTTGTCGCCGGTCGCCCCCTCCTCTCCGCCAACGAAGTGGCTGCTGTGAACTGGCCCTCGCGGACCATTCAGCTGCCCCCCGAAATCGACGAACGGAACAACAAAAAAGCGCCGGTGGTCACCGCCGTGCGACTCCATCGCCAAACACAAATGCTCGCCACCGCTGGCGACGATCACATTGTCCGTGTGTGGGGACTCGCCGATGGAAAGATGATCCAGCGGCTCGACAAACATATCGACTGGGTCCGCACCATCGACTATTCGCCCGACGGCACCCTGCTTGCCTCCGCCGGCAACGATCGTCAAATCTTGCTCTGGAATGCCGAGACAGGGGAGTTCAAATCCGAATTTGCCAAGCTGCCTCAGGCTGTCACTTCAATTCGCTTTAGCCACGATGGGAAGCTGCTCGCCGCTGCCGGTTTCGAACAAACGATCCGCCTGTTTGACGTCGCCACCGGCAAGTTGGTGAAAGAAATCGCGGGACCTTGCGACGACCATCGCTCGGTCGCCTTTTCGCCCGACGATCAAAACTTGGCGATTGCCGGTCGCAGCGGCGTGGTGCGTGTCAGCAGCGTGTCGAGCGATGCTCCACCAAGCGACATGCCCGCGCATCGTCAGCGGGTCCGCGCGATGGTCTTCTCGCCCGATGGTGCGTACCTCGCGTCGGCTGGCGAAGATCGCCTGGTTCACATTTCGCCACTGGGTGGCGCGGCTCCGTTTCTTTTGCCCCGTCGCCCCGCCAAAGTGCTCGCCATCACGTTCTATAGCCCGACGCATTTGGCCACCGCTGGCAGCGACAACCTCATCCGCTTGTGGGATGTCGAAACCCAGGTCGAGACCGGCATTTTGACCGGACATACCGGCAGCGTGGCGGCCCTCGATTGCATCGGCAACACGCTCGTCTCGGCGGGCTACGACACAACGATTCGCATCTGGACCATCACCGACAACGTGGCGCGTGGCGACGGCAATGGGGGCCAGCTCGGCCGCCGACCCGATGTCATCGAGCCGCTACGCAAATAG
- a CDS encoding WD40 repeat domain-containing protein, with amino-acid sequence MSLRSSHVDSLARNQASERCAAALLRSLVTRSLVTRSLALVALVALVSSVAAQSTPAPTAPGQQQPAAPQLPDFDPFKTKPDNAPKVTANSEGDIRIQVPAGEVVTLGQVGCKVAVVGKRVYNVETGNEISQLDDDYQQHGSSARILSQLGTYFVAEAEYSAGGYKLLVWNTATGKLAVRIPLPSSASSLTTLTFSRDKYLILATRDSFAAEVWDCEAGKVAKELPLPYQNKWDDRKLFFSPDGRYFAAIGDEGVVVCNTATSKIVASMQSPVVAAVAAASKRPVPLSALQNNIQAKLNNRFTFGGLETLAFSPDGKELAGFTTYPEPRLLVWDEKGKITADAILTSVPRHGLRETILWLPGNMGWLINGCMVERQSKLTLLSVRRGIGSDLALQPLDENRWIGKFGKGESAVETVRIPWELLYRTLAAMKNDSDAYIAPNTSTSLIVEFAGLRGDAGEAQTKVQEAINRRLAQFKMKLEGGQQTAFRIRLAERAGDRLPIFERQSRFDFFGVNTGRTAVEAEGEVVVEFLAAGVNQPLYREVMHVTSSRSFSEEVNDATLRKSMLDNLAYRIASLDLPYYIPKSDDLIALPAVIE; translated from the coding sequence ATGTCCCTTCGATCCTCGCATGTCGATTCGCTTGCTCGAAACCAGGCTTCCGAGCGCTGCGCCGCCGCTCTGCTCCGATCGCTTGTAACTCGATCGCTTGTAACTCGATCGCTTGCACTGGTCGCGCTGGTGGCACTTGTCTCGAGCGTGGCGGCCCAATCCACGCCTGCCCCAACAGCACCGGGACAGCAGCAGCCAGCAGCGCCGCAGCTCCCCGACTTCGATCCGTTCAAAACCAAGCCCGACAACGCCCCCAAAGTGACTGCCAACAGCGAGGGGGATATTCGCATTCAGGTTCCTGCGGGCGAAGTGGTGACACTGGGCCAGGTCGGCTGCAAGGTGGCGGTGGTTGGTAAGCGGGTCTACAACGTCGAGACCGGCAACGAGATTTCGCAGCTCGACGACGACTATCAGCAGCATGGCTCGTCGGCTCGCATTTTGAGCCAGCTCGGCACCTACTTTGTCGCCGAAGCGGAGTATTCAGCAGGTGGCTACAAGCTGCTGGTCTGGAACACCGCCACCGGCAAACTGGCAGTTCGCATTCCGCTCCCGTCGTCGGCCAGTTCGCTCACCACCCTCACCTTCTCGCGCGATAAGTACCTGATTCTCGCCACGCGCGATTCCTTCGCGGCGGAAGTGTGGGACTGCGAGGCGGGCAAAGTCGCCAAGGAATTGCCCCTCCCCTACCAAAACAAATGGGACGACCGAAAGCTCTTCTTCTCTCCCGACGGCCGCTACTTTGCCGCCATTGGCGATGAAGGGGTGGTGGTCTGCAACACCGCCACCAGCAAGATTGTTGCCAGCATGCAGTCGCCGGTGGTCGCCGCTGTCGCCGCCGCTTCCAAGCGACCTGTTCCGCTGAGCGCCCTCCAAAACAACATCCAGGCGAAGCTCAACAACCGCTTCACGTTCGGTGGACTCGAAACCCTCGCCTTCTCTCCCGATGGCAAAGAGCTGGCCGGGTTCACCACCTATCCCGAGCCGCGGCTCTTGGTGTGGGATGAAAAAGGAAAGATCACCGCCGATGCAATCCTGACATCAGTCCCCCGCCACGGACTTCGCGAAACCATCCTCTGGCTTCCCGGCAACATGGGTTGGCTGATCAACGGCTGCATGGTCGAGCGGCAGTCGAAACTGACGCTGCTGAGCGTTCGTCGCGGCATCGGTAGCGATCTGGCGCTACAGCCTCTCGACGAAAACCGCTGGATCGGCAAGTTTGGTAAGGGAGAATCCGCTGTCGAAACGGTCCGAATTCCGTGGGAGCTGCTCTATCGCACACTCGCCGCCATGAAGAACGACTCCGATGCCTACATCGCCCCCAACACCTCGACCAGCCTGATTGTCGAGTTCGCTGGTCTCCGTGGCGATGCGGGGGAAGCACAAACCAAGGTGCAAGAGGCAATCAACCGGCGGCTGGCCCAGTTCAAGATGAAACTCGAAGGGGGGCAGCAAACTGCGTTTCGTATTCGGCTGGCGGAACGAGCCGGCGATCGTCTGCCGATTTTCGAGCGGCAATCGCGGTTCGATTTCTTCGGCGTCAACACCGGCCGCACCGCCGTGGAAGCGGAAGGTGAAGTGGTGGTGGAGTTTCTGGCGGCGGGGGTGAATCAGCCTCTCTATCGCGAGGTGATGCATGTCACCAGTTCGCGCAGCTTCTCCGAAGAAGTGAACGACGCCACGCTCCGCAAGAGCATGCTCGACAACCTGGCCTACCGCATCGCCTCGCTCGACTTGCCCTACTACATTCCCAAGTCCGACGACCTGATAGCACTGCCAGCAGTCATCGAATAA
- a CDS encoding DUF481 domain-containing protein — MAEQRSTPTRFGTNTGMRWVYVFIVLIVSASSAAAQGEPAPAPGYGTPSYPPQDFASAGYTTPNYSPPNYQQYGPYATAPQPAYSPPPSYAPANSMPASYGAPAPYGAPSYGAPNYSSAPTYPASYPPPTGAAYGPTMQAPQNGQPPAYMTSGGAGEVQRMPDISTEVTQEEIFTPPPAAAAPDGAAPDGAADSAVEFEMGEPDPTSWWSHSYWDPWEGSVELGLSGTEGNSETFNVRAGLKAKHSTEFLERTLEITSIQKSANGVTTANTALIDGRVVWPLPQSRFNYFIHGLVEYDEFKAFDCRVSADTGLGYEWIQNDLTKLMSRAGISASQEIGGPNDSLNPELLLGGEYEHKFNDSHKVSAKVDFYPTIDDFSDFRLNSQAAWEIALSSDWGLSLKLSVIDRYDSTPSGAKANDLDYSTLLIWSF; from the coding sequence ATGGCGGAACAACGGTCTACCCCAACACGCTTCGGAACCAACACCGGCATGCGCTGGGTCTACGTCTTTATCGTGCTCATCGTCTCAGCATCCTCGGCGGCTGCGCAAGGAGAACCTGCGCCCGCACCGGGCTATGGCACTCCCAGCTATCCACCGCAGGACTTTGCTTCCGCGGGCTATACCACCCCGAACTACTCGCCTCCGAACTATCAGCAGTACGGCCCATATGCCACTGCGCCGCAGCCCGCTTACAGTCCCCCGCCGAGCTACGCCCCGGCGAACAGCATGCCAGCGAGTTACGGTGCTCCTGCGCCGTACGGTGCCCCAAGCTATGGCGCGCCGAACTACAGCAGCGCGCCGACTTATCCGGCCAGCTACCCACCTCCGACCGGCGCAGCGTATGGTCCCACGATGCAAGCGCCGCAAAACGGACAGCCGCCGGCGTACATGACGAGCGGTGGAGCAGGGGAGGTGCAGCGGATGCCCGACATCAGCACCGAAGTGACGCAGGAAGAAATCTTCACGCCACCACCCGCAGCAGCAGCTCCCGACGGAGCGGCGCCTGACGGAGCAGCCGATTCGGCCGTGGAGTTTGAAATGGGTGAGCCCGATCCGACAAGCTGGTGGAGTCACAGCTACTGGGATCCCTGGGAAGGGAGCGTTGAACTGGGGCTCAGCGGCACCGAAGGGAACAGCGAAACGTTTAACGTTCGCGCAGGTCTCAAGGCCAAACACTCCACCGAGTTCCTCGAGCGAACTCTCGAAATCACGAGCATTCAAAAATCGGCCAATGGTGTTACCACGGCCAACACGGCCCTCATAGATGGTCGCGTGGTTTGGCCTCTGCCGCAGTCACGCTTCAACTATTTCATCCACGGACTGGTGGAGTACGACGAGTTCAAAGCGTTTGATTGCCGCGTCTCGGCCGACACCGGTCTCGGGTACGAATGGATTCAAAACGACTTAACGAAGCTGATGTCGCGAGCCGGTATCTCGGCTTCGCAAGAGATTGGTGGACCGAACGATTCGCTCAACCCCGAACTTTTGCTCGGTGGCGAGTATGAGCACAAATTCAACGATTCGCACAAAGTTTCGGCAAAGGTCGACTTCTATCCCACGATCGATGACTTCAGCGATTTTCGTCTGAACAGTCAGGCGGCGTGGGAGATCGCACTTTCGTCGGATTGGGGGCTCAGTTTGAAGCTGAGCGTGATTGATCGCTACGACAGTACACCGAGTGGTGCGAAGGCGAACGACCTCGACTACTCGACGCTGCTGATCTGGTCGTTCTAG
- a CDS encoding BBP7 family outer membrane beta-barrel protein: MLRRLTIPLLALLVSQALALAAVAQTGGQMRRSSGAYTAPASSESTVSYDDVPVEGEMTSSDWAGSCSDGTCGPECGICRPLGGSWARLEMLLWTTRGMNVPALVTTSNTGTARNIAGVLGEGSTRVLYGDDTVNSYTRIGGRFTGGVWLDECRRLGIEGDYFGLENETENYSQNTAGNAILARPFYDIVNGQETAQLVSFPNVISGSVNVDAVTKFQGSGIRFINNLCGAQGCCPSILNNCNTVPTSYQVQMLLGYRYLRLDDSLEITEDLTSLDTAAPGSFFVRDMFETDNQFHGGDIGFVYSTRRGCWSLDILSKVAIGSTYSRISIDGNTLITEGNQTTNNTGGLLAQRTNIGDYTANEFAMVPELGLTLGYQLNPCWRFTMGYTLLYWSRVARAGDQIDTDINPNLIPPEDPAVTTHLRPEFNLAYTDFWGTGLNLGLEATW, translated from the coding sequence ATGCTTCGAAGACTCACAATCCCCCTGCTCGCCTTGCTGGTGTCGCAAGCACTCGCTTTGGCGGCTGTTGCGCAAACCGGGGGGCAGATGCGGCGCAGCAGCGGCGCGTACACCGCTCCCGCCTCGTCCGAGAGCACCGTCAGCTACGACGATGTTCCGGTTGAAGGCGAAATGACCAGCAGCGACTGGGCAGGGAGCTGCAGCGACGGGACTTGCGGTCCTGAGTGTGGCATTTGCCGACCTCTCGGTGGCAGCTGGGCCCGGCTCGAAATGCTCCTTTGGACCACGCGCGGCATGAACGTGCCAGCGCTTGTCACCACCAGCAACACCGGCACGGCGCGCAACATTGCTGGCGTTCTGGGGGAAGGCTCGACACGCGTCCTCTACGGCGACGACACCGTCAACAGCTACACGCGCATCGGCGGCCGGTTCACCGGTGGTGTCTGGCTCGACGAGTGCCGCCGACTCGGTATCGAAGGTGACTACTTCGGCCTCGAGAACGAAACCGAGAACTACAGCCAAAACACCGCTGGCAACGCGATCCTCGCGCGTCCGTTCTACGACATCGTCAACGGCCAAGAGACTGCGCAGCTGGTCTCGTTTCCGAACGTGATTTCAGGCTCGGTGAATGTCGACGCTGTCACTAAGTTTCAAGGCTCGGGCATTCGCTTCATCAACAACTTGTGCGGCGCTCAAGGGTGCTGTCCTTCGATTCTGAACAACTGCAACACCGTCCCCACCAGCTACCAGGTGCAGATGCTCCTCGGCTATCGCTACCTGCGACTCGACGACTCGCTCGAGATCACCGAGGATCTGACGTCGCTCGATACCGCCGCACCGGGCTCGTTCTTTGTGCGCGATATGTTCGAAACCGACAACCAGTTCCACGGCGGCGATATCGGATTTGTCTACTCGACGCGGCGCGGCTGTTGGTCGCTCGATATCCTTTCGAAAGTGGCGATCGGCAGCACCTACAGCCGCATTTCGATCGACGGCAACACCCTCATCACCGAAGGGAACCAAACCACTAACAACACCGGTGGTTTGCTCGCTCAGCGAACGAACATTGGCGACTACACCGCCAACGAGTTCGCGATGGTCCCCGAACTGGGGCTCACGCTCGGCTATCAGCTGAATCCTTGCTGGCGGTTCACGATGGGCTACACGCTTCTGTACTGGAGCCGCGTGGCTCGCGCTGGGGATCAGATCGATACCGATATCAATCCCAACTTGATTCCGCCAGAAGATCCAGCGGTCACCACCCATCTGCGCCCCGAGTTCAATCTGGCCTACACCGATTTCTGGGGAACCGGGCTTAACTTGGGTCTCGAAGCGACCTGGTAG